The Glycine soja cultivar W05 chromosome 15, ASM419377v2, whole genome shotgun sequence region TGACTCAAATCAACAACGTTGAatttatgtcatattttttgtattttaaaaattttgtgtattgttttaaatttaaatattttagttcaatttaacttgttgctatatttttttatcttcttttgtttatttaattttctaactaaacgaattaaaattaataagtaaGAAAATATATGATCACTTAAAAGTATATgtattttttgtgaaaaaatatattaaataagtaacaaaattaatataaatatgatgtaaataataacaagaagatttaaaatgtttttttaatatttttccatataatagttataattcataacaaggaaaatatttaactaaatttaaatacaatataaaccatatgaaattatattttttataaatatttaactaaattatatttatattgagtatttaaatatttgtatttttcttaaatattattctagataaataatattttttataaattaagatatataaaaaaatcaatacaaaaaattttttaaaaaactgtaagaaaaaagtagaaaataaaaaaaaactaaaagaaataacaaaaaaaaatcagttcacATTTCGAACTGTGTTAAAAAAACACCTTATAAGAAACCGATTTcataaagttatttaaaaagaaaaaataaaacaacatcatGAAATCTGGAAACGAATTTCATAACAAACATCTTATTTTACTTAGTTTACTAaaccttaaaaaataatctttaagactaagcaaattttatttttattcttattgaatgataaaaaaacaattaaataatattttgattccACGAACTTTGTTTCTTTCAAACGCCTTAAACCCTAGTTACTTCCTCCGTCTTTGTCTCTCTGTCTGCGTCTCTTCTCAAAAACCCTACAAACAAAACACTCTCTGCTTCGCAAATTCGAACCTTTGAATCTGAATCATGCCGCGCAAGAAGAAAGCTCACGACCCATTCTTCACCAACGATTCCCGAAAGCGCCAAAAACCGAATAAAAAACTCGACGAAGATGAGGAAGACGCCGAGATAGAAAGCGACTTTGATGAAGACGGCTTCTTCGCCGGCGGCGGTGGCGGCGGCTCGGGTGAAGAGCAGGAGGAGGAAGAGACCGGCGCGGAGGTGCGGAAGAGACTCGCACAGGACCTTCTCCAAAGGGTTCGGAAAAGCGCGCAGAAAGGAGAGGAAGAAGAGGAtgataaagaagaagacgaagaaggaGCAAGAGACTCGCTCGTAGCTCAGAAGTTGTTGAAGGAGCAAAATGAGGAAAGCGGACGCGTCAGAAGAAGCATTGCTTCAAGGTTTGATTCATTAGCTCAATGCATTCCTCACTAATTGTTTGTGTTTATGTTTCGGTTTTGATTTAACCATAAAGTTTTGTTGTTTGCTTGTTTGTCATTTTAGGGTGAAAGTGAGTGGTACTGGTGATGAAGGATTTAGGGTGTTGGTGAAGCACCGGCATAGTGTGACGGCGGTGGCTCTGTCTGAGGATGATTCGAAGGGCTTTTCGGCATCAAAAGACGGAACAATTATGCAGTGGGATGTGAATAGTGGGCAGTGTGAGAGGTATAAGTGGCCCAGTGATACGGTGTTGAAGTCTCATGGCTTGAAGGATCCGCAAGGCTCGGCTACGAGGCAAAGTAAACAAGTATTGGCTTTGGCTGCGAGCTCGGATGGTCGCTATTTGGCGACCGGAGGCCTTGATCGCCATATTCATATATGGGATACTCGCACCAGAGAGCATCTTCAGGTACTGCCTCTTCATTCTTTTAAATGAATGTTTTGTGCTGCTGCCTATTTGAACAGATACAAGGGTAGTTGATTGTTAACTTTGCTGATTGTTTGGTTTGGAGTGATTGAGGATATGTGTATTTTGCTGCTTGTTCTGTATAAAAATGTTTCACTGTTGTTTTTGTATTCGATGCCTTACCAAAATGCTTAGCTTAAGTTCATTgtggatttttttgttttagtggaTAGTGAGTTGATTTGAATGTAATCAGGATCCTACATGGTGATTGACAAGGTAAAATATGAAGTAATTTATCTGTAGTTAACACAGGACACTTGGTGTTTGGAAAATCATGGGCCCCATTTGTAGCTAATTGTTTTAGAATCATTTACTGTTGAATTGGGGCTTGCATTGTTGTTAttggattttaattttatttttacaggcTTTTCCAGGTCATAGAGGTCCTGTTTCTTGTCTGACTTTTAGGCAAGGAACTTCAGAGCTTTTTTCTGGTTCATTTGATCGGACAATTAAGATATGGAATGTTGAAGACAGAACTTACATGAGTACTCTGTTTGGTCACCAAAGTGAAATTTTAAGTATTGATTGCTTACGCAAAGAAAGGGTACTGACTGCTGGACGTGATCGTAGCATGCAATTGTTTAAGGTAATTTCACCATGGTGAAGTATTTGGCTATCATCTATCTTGTATGTTAagatgttctttactttcttctaCTGTTGCTCTGTTCTTTCCATTTGTATCTTTGTGTGGAAAATATTCAAGTGATTGAGGGGAAACTTTTATCAGCTAAGGACTGTTTCTTGGGTTATTTCCATTTCTCTTTTAGACTTGTTTTTGACCATTTTTAATGTGTATTCTCCCTAATTTAGGTTCATGAAGAGTCACGTCTTGTATTTCGTGCTCCTGCATCCTCCTTAGAATGCTGTTGTTTTGTTAGTAATGATGAACTCTTGTCTGGTTCGGATGATGGAAGCATTGAGCTTTGGACTGTAATGCGAAAGAAGCCTATTTACATTTTGAGAAATGCTCACGCATTACTGGTGGATAGCATGAAATCTGACCAAAAGGACAGTGAAAAACTCCCCAATGGTAACTTAGGTAAAATAATGTTCATATAATTTTCCTTTCAAGTCAAATTCTCAAAATATTGGCAGTTCCTTCagttctttaaattttgttggagaaaaatatatatgatgtaTACAGCaacatgttttctttcttttttcttttgcctGCTTTTCAGAAAATGTAATGTCATTTCCTCTATGATTCTCCATCCATTTACTCCtgtaatgtatgcatgagagaACAAACAACATCATATTTTTCTGTTGGCTTGACTACTGCAACTTGTACAATACGAATGTATGAATTTGTAATACATTTGCTACTTATATGTATCCTTATCTTAAGATCCTAAAGTGATACTGTTGTCTACATTCTGCAGAAAATGGTTACAACCATCCTGAGAATCACCACTGTTTGTCAGTATTCTCTTGGGTCAGTGCGGTCAGTGTTTGTAGAAACAGTGACCTTGCTGCATCTGGGGCTGGCAATGGTTCTGTTCGATTATGGGAAATTGAAAGTGATACCAAAGACATTaaatctctttataatgtgCCATTGGTAAGTGAAAGGAATAGCAACTAAACTCTAGTTAATGTTTCCTAGATAATTTTTGCTTAGATTTTTCTGTTGAAAAAGGCTTTTGGTCTTGTTCTTGTTTATGTTGAATGTAGCTTTGTGTGTGAATCCCTTGTTATTTATTGAATAACTCTCCCCTTTTTTACAAACCTTTTTTGTGCCATGTGATGTAACAAGCTTGCTCAGAATAGAGACTGCATACTTATAAATTTGTTCATAGTATCTGTAGTTTTACGTGAAAAGTCAAGTTTTACTTTTGAAGTCAAAAACTAGTTTCCAAACatgcaattcctcatctttctAATATTGGATTTATATTTGTACTGAGATTTATTTGCAGTTGAAAAATCCACTGGTATTTAATTAAACCTTTTGGATAACAGGCTGGGTTTGTGAATTCCTTGGCTTTTGCAAAATCAGGAGAATTCTTAGTTGCTGGAGTTGGACAGGTGAAATTTTGCTCAAACTATGTCCTGCttgtatgcttttttttttttggtatactTACTGAAATTTCACTGGAACACTGTCATCGACAGAAAAGCTGTCTGAGCATTTCAACTTTCTATTTGAAAGTTGGACTGTCAGTTGTTAAGGATTAGTATGATAATAAGGAAATTGATACGGAGTTATCTTATTTATACTCATTCATAGTAATACGGGAATTTATTATGTTCCCTTGATGTTTGTGTCCTTTGTTTACCCCTCCTGCCTACCCCCCTAAAGCTCTCTTAtttccaacatttttttataaaggtaTCTGTCTCACTGGcaaatttataagatttaagaTTTCGGAGGTCCAAATTTTGCTGTACATAGTCAGGTGTCAATCTGTCCACAGGTGTTAGCCTGTAACCCAAAATCAGTATAACCACATTAGCAAATGGACCTTTAATAATGATTGTCCATGAAGACAAATTTCATTGTTTTTCTCTCCTGGTGTTGGCTAAGTATATGAAATTGACTAGTTTTATCTTGTAAATAGATTGCTACCAACTTGGAACTTGAAGAGATTAGAATAGTTGAAAGAATTAGAAAACATTATTGATTGCTTTAATTCTACTGAAACGCCACTTCATTGGATATTATTTACTCTTATAGATATAGATTGCACATTTTACCAGAATAATTGCAGCTTTtatcaaattcataattttttttttatcagcatcaaattcaaattcataattATAAACCACCATATAACTCTGTTTTTAAAGTTAAACTCAAGCTTAAATCAT contains the following coding sequences:
- the LOC114385809 gene encoding U3 snoRNP-associated protein-like EMB2271; this encodes MPRKKKAHDPFFTNDSRKRQKPNKKLDEDEEDAEIESDFDEDGFFAGGGGGGSGEEQEEEETGAEVRKRLAQDLLQRVRKSAQKGEEEEDDKEEDEEGARDSLVAQKLLKEQNEESGRVRRSIASRVKVSGTGDEGFRVLVKHRHSVTAVALSEDDSKGFSASKDGTIMQWDVNSGQCERYKWPSDTVLKSHGLKDPQGSATRQSKQVLALAASSDGRYLATGGLDRHIHIWDTRTREHLQAFPGHRGPVSCLTFRQGTSELFSGSFDRTIKIWNVEDRTYMSTLFGHQSEILSIDCLRKERVLTAGRDRSMQLFKVHEESRLVFRAPASSLECCCFVSNDELLSGSDDGSIELWTVMRKKPIYILRNAHALLVDSMKSDQKDSEKLPNGNLENGYNHPENHHCLSVFSWVSAVSVCRNSDLAASGAGNGSVRLWEIESDTKDIKSLYNVPLAGFVNSLAFAKSGEFLVAGVGQEPRLGRWGRNPEARNGVSILTYEM